One part of the Vicia villosa cultivar HV-30 ecotype Madison, WI linkage group LG6, Vvil1.0, whole genome shotgun sequence genome encodes these proteins:
- the LOC131610508 gene encoding probable L-cysteine desulfhydrase, chloroplastic produces MAFNNHHHPNGSHPTPKKPKLSSSAITVSEIESEFSHHDAAVARINNGSFGSCPSSVISAQHKWQLEYLRHPDHFYFNHLKPAIDNSRSIIKDLVNAEHLDEISIVDNATTAAAIVLQHTAWCFREGKFEKGDIVVMLHYAYGSVKKSMEAYVTRAGGKVIEVQLPFPVSSNEQIVTEFRKALEMGKTDGKKVRLAVIDHVTSMPCVVIPVKEMIQICREEGVEQVFVDAAHSLGCTDVDMQEIGADYYTSNLHKWFFCPPSVAFLYSKKNHNTGGAGDLHHPVVSHEYGNGLAVESSWIGTRDYSSQLVVPDIIEFVNRFEGGIEGIKKRNHEAVVEMGEMLAEAWGTHLGSPPYMCGSMIMVGLPTCLGIHSDSDALKLRTHFRDVFAVEVPIYYRPPRDGEVEPVTGYARISHHVYNKVEDYYKFRDAVNQLVENGFACTHLSN; encoded by the coding sequence ATGGCCTTCAACAATCACCACCACCCTAACGGCTCTCACCCCACTCCCAAAAAACCTAAACTCTCCTCCTCCGCCATAACCGTTTCCGAAATTGAATCCGAATTCTCCCACCACGACGCCGCCGTTGCTCGCATCAACAACGGCAGTTTCGGCTCCTGTCCTTCCTCCGTCATCTCCGCTCAACACAAATGGCAGCTCGAGTACCTCCGTCATCCTGATCACTTCTACTTCAACCACCTCAAACCTGCAATCGACAATTCGCGTTCAATTATCAAAGACTTAGTCAACGCGGAACATCTTGACGAAATCTCTATTGTCGATAACGCCACCACTGCTGCTGCTATTGTTCTTCAACATACTGCATGGTGTTTCCGCGAAGGGAAGTTCGAGAAAGGTGACATTGTTGTTATGCTTCATTATGCTTATGGCTCTGTTAAGAAATCAATGGAGGCGTATGTTACTCGTGCTGGTGGAAAAGTGATTGAAGTTCAGCTTCCATTTCCGGTCTCTTCTAACGAACAGATTGTTACTGAGTTTAGAAAGGCTTTGGAGATGGGAAAAACTGACGGGAAAAAGGTAAGGTTAGCTGTGATTGATCATGTGACTTCTATGCCTTGTGTTGTGATTCCTGTTAAGGAGATGATTCAGATTTGCAGAGAGGAAGGTGTTGAACAGGTTTTTGTGGATGCTGCTCATTCCCTTGGGTGTACTGATGTTGACATGCAGGAGATTGGTGCTGATTACTACACTAGTAATTTGCATAAGTGGTTTTTTTGTCCGCCTTCGGTTGCGTTTCTGTACTCTAAGAAAAACCATAACACTGGTGGTGCTGGTGATTTGCATCATCCTGTGGTGTCTCATGAGTATGGAAATGGGCTGGCTGTGGAAAGTTCTTGGATTGGGACAAGGGATTATAGTTCTCAGTTGGTGGTTCCTGATATTATAGAATTTGTGAATAGGTTTGAAGGTGGTATTGAAGGGATTAAGAAGAGGAATCATGAAGCTGTTGTTGAGATGGGAGAGATGCTGGCTGAGGCTTGGGGAACTCATCTTGGGAGTCCTCCATATATGTGTGGTAGCATGATTATGGTTGGTCTGCCTACATGTTTGGGGATTCATAGTGATTCTGATGCTCTGAAGTTAAGGACACATTTCAGGGATGTTTTTGCAGTTGAAGTTCCTATATACTATAGACCACCTAGAGATGGAGAAGTGGAGCCTGTGACAGGGTATGCTCGGATTTCTCATCATGTTTACAACAAAGTCGAGGATTATTACAAGTTTAGGGATGCTGTTAACCAACTCGTGGAGAATGGATTTGCTTGTACTCATCTTTCCAACTGA